The following proteins are encoded in a genomic region of Acetobacter oryzoeni:
- the tatC gene encoding twin-arginine translocase subunit TatC, which yields MNENETVGEDPIHDQPMPLIDHLLELRRRLLWAGAAFILCFALCYHYAGDIYLFLARPLGEIMRQQGEQPHLIYTALYEAFFTYIRVAFFGAAFLSFPVVAMQAWIFIAPGLYRSEKRAFAPFLIATPILFLVGASLAYYFIFPIAWRFFLSFQTAGAGHDGVQIELQAKVSEYLSLVMKLIMAFGVAFELPVVLTLLARVGIVTADMLRRFRRYAIVGAFVIAAILMPPDVITQIGLAVPLVLLYEISIICARLVEPKWKASQAEDTSNTQQEVP from the coding sequence ATGAACGAAAACGAAACCGTGGGGGAAGATCCTATTCACGATCAACCAATGCCGTTGATTGATCATTTGCTGGAATTGCGTCGCCGTTTGTTATGGGCGGGCGCTGCCTTTATTCTGTGTTTTGCACTGTGTTATCATTACGCAGGTGATATATATCTGTTTCTGGCGCGTCCGTTGGGTGAAATTATGCGCCAGCAGGGAGAGCAGCCGCATCTCATTTACACCGCGCTGTATGAGGCATTTTTTACCTATATTCGTGTGGCGTTTTTTGGCGCGGCTTTTCTGTCTTTTCCCGTTGTGGCCATGCAGGCGTGGATTTTTATAGCCCCTGGGCTTTACCGGTCGGAAAAGCGCGCTTTTGCTCCATTTCTAATTGCAACGCCCATTTTGTTTCTGGTTGGGGCATCGCTGGCCTATTACTTTATTTTCCCCATTGCTTGGCGTTTCTTCCTGTCGTTCCAAACAGCCGGTGCGGGGCATGATGGTGTGCAGATTGAGCTGCAAGCCAAGGTTTCCGAATATCTTTCACTGGTCATGAAACTTATCATGGCTTTTGGCGTGGCGTTTGAACTGCCGGTAGTGCTTACGCTTCTGGCACGGGTGGGCATTGTTACGGCAGATATGCTCCGGCGTTTCCGCCGTTATGCCATTGTGGGCGCTTTTGTTATTGCCGCTATTCTGATGCCGCCAGATGTTATCACTCAGATTGGTCTGGCCGTGCCGTTGGTCTTACTTTACGAAATTTCCATTATCTGTGCGCGCTTGGTCGAACCTAAATGGAAGGCCAGCCAAGCGGAAGATACATCCAACACCCAGCAGGAGGTTCCCTGA